One Bythopirellula goksoeyrii genomic window, ACGGAAGATATTCAATCACCGTCGGCGACTGGTTACTACCAACTTCGGCGGACGAAATCGCTCGAGTTAGTACTACCCGTCTAGGCGATTGGAACCAGCCAGGTACCCGCGAAATCCGCCGCTATAGCGAGCACGAGCTTCTGCGATCAGTTACACACTCTAAGTCGCTTGAAAATCAACAAAACTGTGAACTGTATATTGTCGATCCTGACGACAGCGAACAACTTGCCAGCTTGCTCACCGATCGAGATATCGTGCTGAGCGTCGACGCCGACTATTCTGGCACGATCGAACCTGGTACGCGGCCTCGCAAGGGATTCTTGCCTCACTACCCGCTCAATACTTCCGCAGCAGGGCAATTGCGGCATCGTGAGTTACTCGCCCAGTTCAACGCTTTTTACAATCGTTTCCAGTCCAACGTTCGTTCGATAACTGTTGCAAATTCTCCCGGCTTTACCTCCGACGATGAAATCCGCCGGCCAGTAAGCCACATTCTCCGCACCGTCGTGGGCAACTCGCTTTCCAACCAACCAACCTGGCTCCACCGTGAAGTTGAACAGCCACCTCTGAATTCTTTCAGCTCACAAAGTTCTCTAGCCACTCTGCTCACAACAGGCGGGTTGGCTGGGCTGGTGGCGACCGCGGCCCTCCTAAGCAAAGATCGGTGGAAGGTAAGTAAGCTGCAGCGTTTGCTATTCGAGCAGTCCGCAACATCTTCGTAGGGGCAGGACGCTTTATTGGGAATGGCTTTGCAGGGTACCATTTGGGACGCCCTGTGGACTTCGAGCGAATAAGATACCACACCTCTGCAACTACCTGAGAAACAAACTCTGATCGCTCTGAACCGATTCCAAGAGAAGGAAACCGCAACAGATTCGACCATCAACAGGTATCGAAACTAGCGATTCAGCAAAGAGTTAAGTAAAGTCGGGCCGACAAGATTTGAACTTGCGACCTTTTGACCCCCAGTCAGATTTTAGATTAGAACGCAAGTCCCTATGTGAACGTAAATCCCTGTCAACTAAGCTACTTATGACATTGTATGAATCGTCTTGTTTGTTGCAATAGGCATGGATTGGAAAGATTTTGGTGCATTTTTGGTGCATCTTGATAGCACGTTTCGCTTCGTCTTCAGCTGCCTTTCGTATCTCCTGAAGATTGCCCTTACAATCCACCTCCCATAGAATCTCTACTATCATCGCGTGGCGATTGCGTGTCCTCATAAACCAAGTCCGAGAGTTCTTGCGAGGAGTTGAGTGACAATATTGCCTTGAAATTCTGTCTAACTAACTGACGGTGTTGCGCTGGAGGCAGATTCGACCCACGCAATAGGTTTCGGACTCTCTTGATGTACTGGGTCGCGGGCCCGTCTTCTGACATGGCTGCTACTAATGTTCGTGCCTCATACTCATCGAGTGTTCTGAAGGCGGCTCTTTCCAGGAACACTCATAATTCCTTGACATCTCGTTCTGGAAGGGTTGCTTCTTCACAATCTATTAGTGCTTGGTGTAAATTGTGTATCAACCGTCGATCCCAGGAGCCGTGTGCTGTAAGTATAGTATCGCGATTATGTTATTTAGCAAAGCACTTTCATCAAGATTGGCCTCCATGAATTTCGGACGAGAGATTTCACCGCATGAAATTGCTGGACTTACTGTGGGAATTGCTAGGCAGACACCCCAAAGTCTTCAGGCTGTTCGACAAACCGCTCCAGGCAGTGCTGGGAACAGAAGAAATAGGTTTGACCATCGTGTTCGCAAGTCAATCCTTTAGGCTTCGCCACCCTCATTCCACACACAGGATCGAGTGCAATATTGTCACGTTGATATTGCTCGTGAGTTTCGATTTGCAGATAGGAATCGATAAAACCGAGGACTTTCTGTTCTACCCACTGTCGCACAGCGTCTCCATCAAACTCATTCATGCACTGAGTTAGAGTGTCACTTCGTTCAAATCGAATAAACACTGGAAGAATCTCGGCTTCGTAGTGAATGGAAATAGCTTCGATCTTCTCATCATGAGTTATTTGAAATCTTACAGTCGCCACCGCTGGAAAACGGATTGAATGGCGAAACTCACACTGCACAGAAGGCCCCACAGTATTGTCATCGAGTTGTACATTGTCAAAATAGCCTGTCAGGGTTTGCACTGTAGGGCGCAATATTTCATTGAGAAGTTGGCCAGCAATCTGATTAAACTTAGTTTCTTGCTCTTCGAGATTCACCATGACGACATTCATCGTCTCTCGCTCTTGCTCCACTTTCGATTGAACTACCTTGAGTCGCTGCTCGATCTGCTGACAAAATTCCGATGATGGGTGGTGTTCGGACATTACATCCTCCGTTGCTAAGCGTTTTCTGCAAAACGCGGATCATTAATGCCTAGTCTGAGTTTCCATTCCATGGCCGAGCAGTAAAGCACGGGGACGACCAGCATCGTCATGATTTCGATTGTCATGCCACCAAAACTGGGGATTGCCATCGGCACCATGATATCGCTGCCGCGACCAGTGGATGTTAGCACCGGAATCAAAGCAAGTAACGTTGTGGCAGTCGTCATCAGACAAGGTCGAACTCGACGCATCCCAGCCGTAACGGTGGCTTCGCGTGCGTGTTTTCCATTTGCAATACGATCTTTTCTAAAGCTTTCATCAAGATAAGATGCAATGACGACACCATCATCGCTGGCAATACCGAACAAAGCGAGGAAGCCAACCCAGACGGCAACACTAAGATTGATCGTGTGAACTTGAAACAACGTTCGCATGTTGGTTCCAAAGACGTTAAAGTCCAAAAACCAATCTGTGCCATAGAGCCACAGCATGATGAAACCGCCTGCCCAAGCAATCATAATCCCGCTGAACACCAGTGATGTTGTGATGACTGATTTGAACTGGAAATAGAGAATTAAGAAGATGACTCCCAGAGCTAAAGGGAGCACAACCATCAAGGTCTTCTGAGAGCGAATCTGATTCTCATAGTTTCCTGCAAACGTATAGCTCACTCCTGCTGGCAAAACCAGTTCACCACTCTCGACCTTTGCTTGCAAGAATGCTTGAGCATCCTCGACTACGTCAACTTCCGCATTGCCGACTTTCATGTCAAATAGTACATAACCGAGCAAAAACGTGTCCTCACTCTTGATTACTTGCGGGCCGCGGATGTAATTGATTTTGGCCAATTGCTCCAGTGGAATCTGTTGTCCCATCGCCGTGGGCACCAGAATCCGTCCCAATGACTCTGCTTCGTCTCTTAATTCACGTGCATAACGCACTCGCACTGGATAGCGTTCACGACCTTCGACGGTTGTCGTGATACGACGGCCACCAATCGCTACTTCAATCACGTCTTGAACGGTGCGGATATGTAACCCGTATCGCTTGATCGCATCGCGGTCGATGTCGATTTCCAAGTAGGGTTTGCCTACAATGCGGTCAGCGATGACGGCGGACGCTTGCACAGTGGGAACCTGCTTAAGCAATCCCTCAATTTGTAATGCAACACGCTCAATTGTCTCCAGGTCCGGGCCTTTGACTTTCATCCCCATCGGCGCTCGCATGCCGCTTTGCAGCATGACGATTCGTGCCGCGATCGGTTGTAGCTTTGGAGCAGAGGTTGTTCCCGGAATGTCGGCTGCTTCGGTGATTTGTTCCCAGATATCACTAGGCGTCTTGATCTCGTCGCGCCACTGGCGAAATGGTCGCCCCCCATCATCTTCAATCAATTCGCCTTGTGCATCACGGGCGAATTCATCCGCCTCTTCATTAAAGCGAAATTTAAGACGATTGCCGTTCTCATCCGTTTTGTACTCTGATTTGTAGGCGATGAACGTCTCGATCATCGAGATGGGCGCCGGGTCGAGCGGACTCTCTGCACGCCCAATTTTTCCTACTACCGATTCCACTTCAGGGATCGAAATAAGGAATTTGTTTTGTAGTTGCAGCACGTCCATTGCTTCACCAATCGAGGCATGCGGCATGGTGGTCGGCATGTAAAGAAATGAACCTTCGTCCAATGGAGGCATGAACTCTTTGCCTAGCCCAGGCAAAATAGAACTTGCTGCTACCCACGGCCGTGATTCTCGTATCGTCGAATCGGAAATACCCAGAATTGAGGCCGTACCAGGTATAAATGAAAAGATCCGATCAAATCCCAGCCAAGCACATCCACCGAAGAGAAGAAATGAGGTGGGCAACGACAAGAAAAGAAGTTTGTGGGCAAGGCACCAGCGGAGGATTGGTTCGTACAAGTAGCGTTGAAACACAGTGAAGAATCCTAGTAGGCCACCAATCAGTATCCCAACGAACAAGAAGTTCCGTAGCACTCCTTTGTCAGGCCCAAGTGGCAACCAGTGGTCTGTCAGAAGGAGACCGACGACAACGACTGCCACAGCACTTGCAGCATAGGGCCCATATTTCTGATAGTCGGTGGGAATACGTTCTTCCAAGAGCTTATAGAAGCCCAGAGCAGCAACGATCGCTCCGACCCACCAGGAAATAAAGAGGGATAATAAGAAGCCTGCACACATCAATGCAATCATCAAGAAGCGACGAAGAGTGTTCGACTTGATCCGCCCCCCCATCAGAATATGAGCCGCTGGAGGTATGATCGTTAGTGCCACAATGACAGAGGCCGAGAGGGCAAATGTCTTGGTAAACGCTAGCGGGCGGAATAGTTTGCCTTCGGCCGCGACCATGGTAAATACAGGCAGAAAGCTCACGACCGTCGTTGAAACGGCTGTCAACACCGCACTGGCCACTTCGTTGGAGGCGCGAAAAATAACATGTCCACGATCTTCTGCTGGATCCGCTTCCTCCAAGTGTTTGAGAATGTTCTCGCAAAGAATAATCCCCATATCAACCATCGTACCAATAGCAATCGCTATACCTGAAAGAGCGACGATATTTGCATCGATACCGAAAGTCTTCATGGCGATAAAACACATGAGGACTGCCAAAGGCAGCAGGGAGCTGATCAGAATTGAGCTGCGCATGTGTAGCACCATCACCAAGATCACGATAATGGTGACGAGGATTTCTTCCGCAAGCGCTGAGTTCAGAGTTCCAAGCGTCTCATAAATTACTCCCGTACGATCATAGTACGGCACTACATGAATCTGACTGGTTGTGATCCAATTGGGCCACTGCTCTCGTGGTAGCTTCCGCAGATGAGTTACCCACGATTCAAAATCTGGATTTGCACCGCTGATTGGCTCTAGATTGTTGGCAACTGCGTAGTCATCAACTTGTTCTTTAGTTGTTCGAGTGTAGTCAACGACGACTTTCGTCGGCAGTCCCGGTGTGATTTCCTCGATTGTTTTCTTGACGTTCTTGATGGCTTGGAGCGGATTGAACCCATAGCGAACGACCACGATACCACCAACCGCTTCAGAACCTGCCTTATCCAACGCACCTCGCCTGAGCGCTGGGCCGAGGGCAACATTGGCGACATCCTTGATCGTGATCGGCACATTGTCCGTGACTTTGACCACTGTTTTTTCAATGTCTTCAACTTCCTCGATGAAACCCAGGCCGCGAATCACGTACTCCGCTTTATTAAGCTCGATGGTTCTTGCTCCCACATCAACGTTGGTCATTTTCACCGATTGAAACACGTCACCCAACGAAACCTTGGCTGCTCGCATTGCATCAGGGTCCACGTCGATCTGGTATTCTCGAACAAAACCGCCAATCGACGCAACTTCACTGATACCCTCGGACGCAGTCAAAGAGTAACGAACGTACCAATCCTGAGTTGTTCTTAATTCATCCAGGTCCCAGCCTCCGGTCGGGTTTCCATCGGGGTCTAGGCCTTCAAGCGTGTAGAGAAAAATTTGTCCCAGTGCGGTTGCGTCAGGTCCAAGCGCGGGCTGAACACCCTCAGGGAGAGTGCCCGATGGCAAGCTGTTAAGTTTTTCTAAAACACGAGAGCGTGACCAATAGAATTCTGCATCTTCGTTGAAAATAATAAAGATTGTCGAGAAACCAAACAACGAATAGCTACGGATGGTTTTGACTTCTGGAAGGCCAAGCAGGGCAACCGTTAGCGGGTAACCGATCTGATCTTCGACGTCTTGGGGCGAGCGTCCCATCCATTCCGTGAAAACAATTTGCTGATTCTCGCCAATGTCAGGAATCGCATCCACAGGGACCTGATCACGAGGCAGGTCGCCGACTTGCCAGTCAAACGGCGCGACCATCACTCCCCAAGTTAACGTCGCAAGGACTAGCAAGCATACAACTAGCTTATTGTTGAGGCAAAACCAAATGATGCTGCCCAGCATCGTATGGCGACTAGCTTCAATATCAGGTGCGATCGTATTTTCGGTAGTATCAGTCATCTAAGTCATATAGGGATATCAGTAAATCGATATACGCAATCCTCTAATCTTCATAGCTTGAGAGCTTCGTCTCCTTAGGACGACATTGCTCATCCATGATCGTGTCCCGAGTCTTTTACAGTCAATGGCTCAACTCGGTCTGCACACTTGAGCATTGACCCTCCATAGTATGGATTGCGAACTGTCTCATCAGCCTGAATCCAACTGGCTCCTCGCCCGTCGAAGATCATCGGACAATGCAACTCAAAGAGTTGGTGAGCGCCCGCGAAGCCGAACGTACGTTGCAGCGAAAGCATTTGCTCCGATAGTAATGCAAATGCCGACCGCAGACCGTCCAGATCGTTCGCCTTTGCCAACTGTTCTGTAATCTTTATTAGGTCATTGTGCTCCGCCTTCCAGCGATTGTCCGTCGCACCTTCCAGCGATTGATTTTTGAGTGAACTAACGCTCTGCTCTAGACTTTCAACGGCCATCTTGGCTCCATTTGCATCGTCGGCAGCCAAGGCTTCACTGAGGGCCAGATAAGATGGAATGAGTTGGCTTAACTGCTGCCGAAAGGCATCGGGGACATCGAGTTTTATTTCTGCCATCTGATGACCGGTATCAAAGAGACCGAACATTTCCTGCAGACGTTCTGCATGTCGGTTCGTAATCTGAGTGACATGTTCCGCATCTTGCAAAGTTTGGACGTCGCCACCTTCAATGGAATCATTTCGTAAGAGCATGACGAACTCTTGTAATTGGTCCCCCATATCGCCTGGCAATTGCATTGCATTGACTGCTGCAATCAATTCACCAAGGGTTATGTATGACTCATGAATTCTATCCAAATCCTTCGACTTGACTGCTTGGGATATGGCTTCGACACTTTCCATCGTGTGAAATAGCTTCGTCTTGAGTTCCGGCGGCAAGGTCATCCCAGAGCCACCTGACATTTTCATCTCGTCGCCGTTACCTCCCGCCTTCGTTTCACCCCCATGATTGTGACCTCCTGCTGAACCGCCCCCTTCAGGCGTCATCATGGAAGGCTTGGCCGAGATCTGCAGCGCGCTATCCAGCTTGAAGTTGCCGTTTGTTACTACAAGCTCACCTTCTTTGAGTCCGGATTTAACCAGATAGTAATCGCCTGCGCGTGGGCCGAGGACGATTTCGCGGCCTTCGTAAGTCGGCTCTTCGGTGTTGGGAACCTGGACATACACAATTGCACGGGTTCCAGTTAATAACGCCGCAGAAACTGGGATTACCAAGGGTTTAGCTGTATCGCTCGGTTCAGCCGTCACATAGCCAAGTGTTTCCGCTCTCACTAAGGGCATTCCACAAATGTCACAGTTGCCCGGTTCATCTTTAACTATTTCTGGATGCATCGGACCGATCCACTTACCAGCCAACGAAGGATCGATTACACGACCACCCGCAGCGACCTTAGAGCGCACGATGGCACTCACAAACATTTCCGGTTTCAATCGCCCGTCTTCGTTCGGAACATTCACTCGCACCTTCACCGTCCGCGTCATTTCATTCAGCACGGGATCAATGAAAGCGATCCGACCCTTAAAAACTTCACCGGGGTAAGCTTCCGTCGTAAACTCGACTTCTTGTCCATAGCGTAGCCAAGCGAGATCGGACTCATAGGCGTCCATCTGCATCCATAATTGAGTTAGATCAGCCAAAGTATAGATTCGATCTCCTGTGTTAACGCGATCACCTTCCTGCCTCAGCTTAGCAATCACGATGCCACTCACCGGCGAATAAATCGTAATGTGATCGATCGGTTTCCCCCGCTGTTCGATCTCTTGAATCTGTTTCTCAGTGATGCCGAGAAGACGCAGTTTTTCACGTGCCGATTTAACGAGATCAATGGGAGCGCTAAAGCGATTTGAGTTTTGACTTTCAGATCGATATTTCAGTGCCTGAATTAGCTCTTCTTGTGCTGAGTAGAGTTCCTCGCTATATATCGAAACCATATGATCCCCTTTGTGGACCTCTACGCCTGTAAAATCAACGAAAAGGCGATCCAGTCGTCCCGATACCCATGCAGTGACGTAGGCTAAACGAGTTTCGTCGTATTCAATCTTGCCTACCATCCTCACGTTTGCCGTCACGTACTGACGTGCGACTGGGACCGTTTGCAAATTCATCAGCTTCTTTATTTCGGAACCAATCGAGATAGTACGAACCCCACCGGCAGATTTCTTGACGGGAACCAGGTCCATACCACAGATGGGGCACTTGCCGGGCTTATCGCTGCGTATTTGGGGATGCATCGAACAAGTCCACATGGTCGGGACCGAGGCCACTTCGGTGGTCAGCACATTACTTGTGCTGGTTTCACTTGGCGGTGTACTATCGAATATCCACGCAGCCGAAAACCCAATCACAAGAAGTAATACTCCCTGAATCACCCACAGTTTGAAGCGATGCTTGCCGTAGAAGGTATTCCACCAGCGCATTTGCGTTGTGTTATCCATAATTGACCTCTCTCATTGCAACAACTGACGACTGAAGGTAATTTACCACATCAATACTTTGGGGGTGGTTCGTTGACTACCACCATACTCGCGCGTGAGGTCACAAAATAAAAAGCGAAGAACCTCTTTACGACGTTTTCAACTCCAGCTGTAGAGATGCACAGATCAGTTTGAACCCTATCGTATTGTGTCATATCTTTCCATAAGTCAGCAACCGACTGTTCGTTCTATCTGAGCAATCGTACCGGCGAGGCTTGCCTTCGCGCGAGCAAGCTGAAGCCTGTGGGTTAACAATTCTTCATACACATCGACAACCCCAAAGAAATCGCCGCGCTCGGCACGATAATCTGCTGTAGCGAGTTCCAGATTCTGTTCTGTACGCGGAATCAGTGTCTGCTCATAAAGTGCTATTTGTTCGGCCAAGGCATCAGCCGCCGCAACGAGACGACGGAGCATACCCCGCAATTCATCCCACCCCGCCTCATATCGCGCAGCAGTGCTCTTAAACGTATGCTTCGCCTCCTCCCTGCCGGAATCGATTTTTTCTCGCCAGATTGGTAGCGTAATCGCCACATTAATTCCGAGACTGTCTCGGCCATTGGCGACGGGGCTTAAGGCATCATGGTCGTCGCTAATCTGTGCCCACATAAGACCAAATTCAAAGTCAGGATAGTTCTTGAGCCTCGCAAGCTTGCGACGGTCACGATCACGAGACTTTTCTGCAACAAGGCTCATAAGATTTGGATTACAGCGGTGGCTTGATTCAACTAGCTCATCCAGTGCTAGTGGAATACGCTGGGTGTTCGGCTCTTCCAACTTTGTAAATTGGAAATCTAAGGGATTTCTGACTAACGTGCCCAGATCAGCTTTCGCTTCCTCTTTACTCCGGCGGAGTGAGATAAGCTGATCTTCAAGTTTTTCAGTTTCCAGCTCGGCTCTTACGACGTCTTGCTGACTCCCACCTGCACGATAACGCGCTTCGGATACTTTAATAAGATTCCGTGCCAAAGCTTGATTTGCTTCGACAATACTTGTTGCCTCTTCATAAAGCCAAAGCTCGTAGTATGCAAGCTGCACAGCCTCTTTAATCTCCTGCACCGAATTGGCGAGCTCCGCCTCAGCCATTACTAATTCATGTGAGGCAATTGCCTCCTGAGTGTAAAGCTTGCCTGGCCACGGCACACCTTGCTTGAGCGATAACTGACTGCTAATGCGTCCACTTGCCGTCTGCGGCGATTGCTCACGAACGGGCCATAGACTATTGGCTAAAACGGGATCCGGTAATGCACGTGCCTGAGGAATTCGGTTGGCAGCAGCAGCCACGCGTTGTCGAGCAGCAATAATGCTAGGATGCGAGTCGATTGCGGCCGCAATTATTTCGTGAAGCACAAGCGGTGCGTCACTCTGGGTCGTATGAGCGAACACAACGTTAGCCGAACTTTTGGATTGTTCGAGAACGTGATCTGAGTCGCCTTCGGCTGACACTGTGGAGTTTGTTTCTTTGATCTGGATGACTTGTTTAGGAAGAAATGTTTCCGATAGGACAGTCCTCCCCTCACCCGACACAGCCGATAGAGTTCTTACATCGAATCTCTCCACCTCCGGGCCATTACTCTCAGGCAATCCAATTTCTCTCTGGGAGACGCAGCTTGCAGCACTGAGTAGAGCTAGGGTAAGAACAGTGACGACAAGTCGAACAAATAGTTTGTGCGTAACATGACTCACACCTGCGGTGGGGTACGCCAGGACACATGATCCCCAAGATAACGGAGTATTACCTGTGCTTTTGTGTGATCGAATCTGATGATCGGTCATGAACTCATCCTGACACAAAATTCACTACGCACCCAGTCAACTGAGTTTACGTAACAGCGGGGCTAGCGTTACAAAGGGGCCGCCAGTTCAAACACGAAACATGTTTTCCTCGCATGGCAAATGCCACATATCCATAACACAATATGCATTAGATTAGCCAGCCTCTCACAAAGTGGTATCCTTCTCCGAATTTGAACCGAATCGTATCTCATGTCAACTTCGCGAGAAAGTTCATTGTTCTTTGACTATACACTAGTCTCTTACGTTATTAGATGCTTCGGATGTGGCATTTCTTCATCCCAGTGGCCGAAAATTCTCGTCCTTGCTGCAGCCCTCGCTGTGATGTAGACATCCTTGCCGTTTAGGAGTGAACAGCTGCGAGATGGTTAATTAAACGTTTTTGACTCGGCGGACCACTACGTTCATTCTCAACGAAAATATGACGGTACAAAACTTTTCTTCTTGCGCTTAGATGCAAGCCTCGCATTCATAGATTACTCATCAACACGAGCAATAGGATGTTCTGTAATCAGAATGCTCTTTGTGGCATTTACAATAAAATTACTTTTGTCGCTCAGTGCTTAAACCTATGGCGTTCGTCACATCCACTTCATTCACAAGTCGTTGTACATATTTAATGTCTAAGAGCATTGTCTGGAGAATCTGCTTCAGGTGGAATGTTGCAACGCTTCCACGGAGCGTAAGCGTACCTTGGAAATAGTAGCAATAGACTTTGTTGAAATGGAAGGCATAGGGGCAATGACAAATGCGCTCTTTGATCGTCTTTTGAA contains:
- a CDS encoding YHS domain-containing protein — translated: MSEHHPSSEFCQQIEQRLKVVQSKVEQERETMNVVMVNLEEQETKFNQIAGQLLNEILRPTVQTLTGYFDNVQLDDNTVGPSVQCEFRHSIRFPAVATVRFQITHDEKIEAISIHYEAEILPVFIRFERSDTLTQCMNEFDGDAVRQWVEQKVLGFIDSYLQIETHEQYQRDNIALDPVCGMRVAKPKGLTCEHDGQTYFFCSQHCLERFVEQPEDFGVSA
- a CDS encoding efflux RND transporter permease subunit; amino-acid sequence: MTDTTENTIAPDIEASRHTMLGSIIWFCLNNKLVVCLLVLATLTWGVMVAPFDWQVGDLPRDQVPVDAIPDIGENQQIVFTEWMGRSPQDVEDQIGYPLTVALLGLPEVKTIRSYSLFGFSTIFIIFNEDAEFYWSRSRVLEKLNSLPSGTLPEGVQPALGPDATALGQIFLYTLEGLDPDGNPTGGWDLDELRTTQDWYVRYSLTASEGISEVASIGGFVREYQIDVDPDAMRAAKVSLGDVFQSVKMTNVDVGARTIELNKAEYVIRGLGFIEEVEDIEKTVVKVTDNVPITIKDVANVALGPALRRGALDKAGSEAVGGIVVVRYGFNPLQAIKNVKKTIEEITPGLPTKVVVDYTRTTKEQVDDYAVANNLEPISGANPDFESWVTHLRKLPREQWPNWITTSQIHVVPYYDRTGVIYETLGTLNSALAEEILVTIIVILVMVLHMRSSILISSLLPLAVLMCFIAMKTFGIDANIVALSGIAIAIGTMVDMGIILCENILKHLEEADPAEDRGHVIFRASNEVASAVLTAVSTTVVSFLPVFTMVAAEGKLFRPLAFTKTFALSASVIVALTIIPPAAHILMGGRIKSNTLRRFLMIALMCAGFLLSLFISWWVGAIVAALGFYKLLEERIPTDYQKYGPYAASAVAVVVVGLLLTDHWLPLGPDKGVLRNFLFVGILIGGLLGFFTVFQRYLYEPILRWCLAHKLLFLSLPTSFLLFGGCAWLGFDRIFSFIPGTASILGISDSTIRESRPWVAASSILPGLGKEFMPPLDEGSFLYMPTTMPHASIGEAMDVLQLQNKFLISIPEVESVVGKIGRAESPLDPAPISMIETFIAYKSEYKTDENGNRLKFRFNEEADEFARDAQGELIEDDGGRPFRQWRDEIKTPSDIWEQITEAADIPGTTSAPKLQPIAARIVMLQSGMRAPMGMKVKGPDLETIERVALQIEGLLKQVPTVQASAVIADRIVGKPYLEIDIDRDAIKRYGLHIRTVQDVIEVAIGGRRITTTVEGRERYPVRVRYARELRDEAESLGRILVPTAMGQQIPLEQLAKINYIRGPQVIKSEDTFLLGYVLFDMKVGNAEVDVVEDAQAFLQAKVESGELVLPAGVSYTFAGNYENQIRSQKTLMVVLPLALGVIFLILYFQFKSVITTSLVFSGIMIAWAGGFIMLWLYGTDWFLDFNVFGTNMRTLFQVHTINLSVAVWVGFLALFGIASDDGVVIASYLDESFRKDRIANGKHAREATVTAGMRRVRPCLMTTATTLLALIPVLTSTGRGSDIMVPMAIPSFGGMTIEIMTMLVVPVLYCSAMEWKLRLGINDPRFAENA
- a CDS encoding efflux RND transporter periplasmic adaptor subunit; the protein is MDNTTQMRWWNTFYGKHRFKLWVIQGVLLLVIGFSAAWIFDSTPPSETSTSNVLTTEVASVPTMWTCSMHPQIRSDKPGKCPICGMDLVPVKKSAGGVRTISIGSEIKKLMNLQTVPVARQYVTANVRMVGKIEYDETRLAYVTAWVSGRLDRLFVDFTGVEVHKGDHMVSIYSEELYSAQEELIQALKYRSESQNSNRFSAPIDLVKSAREKLRLLGITEKQIQEIEQRGKPIDHITIYSPVSGIVIAKLRQEGDRVNTGDRIYTLADLTQLWMQMDAYESDLAWLRYGQEVEFTTEAYPGEVFKGRIAFIDPVLNEMTRTVKVRVNVPNEDGRLKPEMFVSAIVRSKVAAGGRVIDPSLAGKWIGPMHPEIVKDEPGNCDICGMPLVRAETLGYVTAEPSDTAKPLVIPVSAALLTGTRAIVYVQVPNTEEPTYEGREIVLGPRAGDYYLVKSGLKEGELVVTNGNFKLDSALQISAKPSMMTPEGGGSAGGHNHGGETKAGGNGDEMKMSGGSGMTLPPELKTKLFHTMESVEAISQAVKSKDLDRIHESYITLGELIAAVNAMQLPGDMGDQLQEFVMLLRNDSIEGGDVQTLQDAEHVTQITNRHAERLQEMFGLFDTGHQMAEIKLDVPDAFRQQLSQLIPSYLALSEALAADDANGAKMAVESLEQSVSSLKNQSLEGATDNRWKAEHNDLIKITEQLAKANDLDGLRSAFALLSEQMLSLQRTFGFAGAHQLFELHCPMIFDGRGASWIQADETVRNPYYGGSMLKCADRVEPLTVKDSGHDHG
- a CDS encoding TolC family protein, producing the protein MTDHQIRSHKSTGNTPLSWGSCVLAYPTAGVSHVTHKLFVRLVVTVLTLALLSAASCVSQREIGLPESNGPEVERFDVRTLSAVSGEGRTVLSETFLPKQVIQIKETNSTVSAEGDSDHVLEQSKSSANVVFAHTTQSDAPLVLHEIIAAAIDSHPSIIAARQRVAAAANRIPQARALPDPVLANSLWPVREQSPQTASGRISSQLSLKQGVPWPGKLYTQEAIASHELVMAEAELANSVQEIKEAVQLAYYELWLYEEATSIVEANQALARNLIKVSEARYRAGGSQQDVVRAELETEKLEDQLISLRRSKEEAKADLGTLVRNPLDFQFTKLEEPNTQRIPLALDELVESSHRCNPNLMSLVAEKSRDRDRRKLARLKNYPDFEFGLMWAQISDDHDALSPVANGRDSLGINVAITLPIWREKIDSGREEAKHTFKSTAARYEAGWDELRGMLRRLVAAADALAEQIALYEQTLIPRTEQNLELATADYRAERGDFFGVVDVYEELLTHRLQLARAKASLAGTIAQIERTVGC